Proteins encoded by one window of Macaca mulatta isolate MMU2019108-1 chromosome 10, T2T-MMU8v2.0, whole genome shotgun sequence:
- the SLC4A11 gene encoding solute carrier family 4 member 11 isoform X8 — MGVYGRQDRSESERRDVQRDPLPWQRRRERERSAQALSLPPAAAGQGFVRKAWISEHENSPSMSQNGYFEDSTGSLRYYKCDTCGTDDTFEAREEILGDEAFDTANSSIVSGESIRFFVNVNLKMQAANTENEATSGGCGLLHTSRKYLKLKNFKEEIRAHRDLDGFLAQASIVLNETATSLDNVLRSMLHRFAQDPDNTEPDCNLDLLMAMLFTDAGAPMQGKVHLLSDTIQGVTATVTGVRYQQSWLCIICTLKALQKRHVCISRLVRPQNWGENSCEVRFVILVLAPPKMKSTKTAMEVARTFATMFSDIAFRQKLLETRTEEEFKEALVHQRQLLTMVSHGPVALRMKEHSTVSFPAHRHPEPPKCKDFVPFGKGIREDIARRFPLYPLDFTDGIIGKNKAVGKYITTTLFLYFACLLPTIAFGSLNDENTDGAIDVQKTIAGQSIGGLLYALFSGQPLVILLTTAPLALYIQVIRVICDDYDLDFSSFYAWTGLWNSFFLTLYAFFNLSLVMSLFKRSTEEIIALFISITFVLDAVKGMVKIFWKYYYGHHLDDYQTKRTSSLVSLSGLGASLNASLHTALNASFRTSPTELPLATHSGQATAVLSLLIMLGTLWLGYTLYQFKKSPYLHPCVREILSDCALPIAVLAFSLISSHGFREIEMSKFRYNPSESPFAMAQIQSLSLRAISSAMGLGFLLSMLFFIEQNLVAGLVNAPENRLVKGTAYHWDLLLVAIINTGLSLFGLPWIHAAYPHSPLHVRALALVEERVENGHIYDTIVNVKETRLTSLGASVLVGLSLLLLPVPLQWIPKPVLYGLFLYIALTSLDGNQLVQRVALLLKEQTTYPPTHYIRRVPQRKIHYFTGLQVLQLLLLCAFGMSSLPYMKMIFPLIMIAMIPIRYILLPRIIEAKYLDVMDAEHRP, encoded by the exons ATGGGCGTTTATGGCCGTCAGGACCGGTCTGAGAGTGAGAGGAGGGATGTGCAGAGAGATCCCCTGCCTTGGCAgcggaggagagagagggagaggagcgCTCAGGCCCTGTCCCTTCCTCCCGCTGCAGCAGGGCAGGGTTTTGTCAGGAAAGCCTGGATTAGcgaacatg AAAACTCTCCCAGCATGTCGCAGAATGGATACTTCGAGGATTCAA CTGGGTCTCTACGCTACTACAAGTGTGACACGTGTGGCACAGATGACACCTTCGAAGCCCGAGAGGAGATCCTGGGGGATGAGGCCTTCGACACTGCGAACTCCTCCATTGTGTCTGGCGAGAGCATCCGTTTTTTTGTCAATGTCAACCTCAAGATGCAGGCCGCCAACACTG AGAATGAAGCGACTTCCGGTGGCTGTGGGCTCCTGCACACCTCCCGAAAG TACCTGAAGTTAAAGAACTTCAAGGAAGAGATCCGTGCGCACCGCGACCTAGATGGCTTCCTGGCACAGGCCAGCATCGTCCTGAACGAGACGGCCACCTCCCTGGATAACGTGCTGCGGTCCATGCTTCACCGCTTTGCCCAGGACCCTGACAACACCGAGCCAGACTGCAACCTAGACCTGCTTATGGCCATGCTCTTCACCGATGCCGGCGCACCCATGCAGGGTAAAG TCCACCTGCTGTCAGATACCATCCAAGGGGTCACCGCCACAGTGACAGGGGTGCGCTACCAGCAGTCGTGGCTCTGTATCAT CTGCACCCTGAAGGCCCTACAGAAGCGGCATGTGTGCATCAGCCGCCTGGTTCGCCCACAGAACTGGGGGGAGAATTCCTGTGAGGTTCGGTTCGTCATCCTGGTGCTGGCCCCACCCAAGATG AAAAGCACTAAGACTGCCATGGAGGTGGCGCGCACATTTGCCACCATGTTCTCGGATATCGCCTTCCGCCAGAAGCTCCTGGAGACCCGCACAGAGGAGGAATTCAAGGAGGCCTTGGTGCATCAGAGACAGCTGCTCACCATGGTGAGCCACGGTCCAGTGGCGCTGAGAATGAAGGAACACAGCACAGTCTCCTTCCCTGCCCACAGACACCCAGAG CCCCCAAAGTGCAAGGACTTTGTCCCTTTCGGGAAGGGCATCCGGGAGGACATCGCACGCAGGTTCCCCTTGTACCCCTTGGATTTCACTGACG GCATTATTGGGAAAAACAAGGCTGTGGGCAAATACATCACCACCACCCTGTTCCTCTACTTCGCCTGCCTCCTGCCCACCATCGCTTTCGGGTCCCTCAATGACGAGAACACAGACGGGGCCATTG ATGTGCAGAAGACCATAGCCGGGCAGAGCATCGGGGGCCTGCTCTACGCGCTCTTCTCCGGGCAGCCACTGGTGATTCTGCTGACCACCGCGCCCCTGGCGCTCTACATCCAGG TGATTCGTGTCATCTGTGATGATTATGACCTGGACTTCAGCTCCTTCTACGCGTGGACAGGCCTGTGGAATAGTTTCTTCCTCACACTTTATGCCTTTTTCAACCTCAGCCTGGTCATGAGTCTCTTCAAGAG GTCGACGGAGGAGATCATTGCTCTCTTCATTTCCATCACATTTGTGCTGGATGCTGTCAAGGGCATGGTTAAAA TCTTCTGGAAGTACTACTATGGGCATCACTTGGACGACTACCAGACAAAAAGGACTTCATCCCTGGTCAGCCTGTCAGGCCTCGGTGCCAGCCTCAACGCCAGCCTCCACACTGCCCTCAACGCCAGCTTCCGGACCAGCCCCACGGAGCTGCCCTTGGCCACGCACTCAGGCCAGGCGACCGCTGTGCTCAGCCTCCTCATCATGCTGGGCACACTCTGGCTGGGCTACACCCTCTACCAATTCAAGAAGAG CCCCTACCTGCACCCCTGCGTGCGCGAGATCCTGTCCGACTGCGCTCTGCCCATCGCGGTGCTCGCCTTCTCCCTCATCAGCTCCCACGGCTTCCGGGAAATCGAGA TGAGCAAGTTCCGCTACAACCCCAGCGAGAGCCCATTTGCGATGGCACAGATCCAGTCGCTGTCCCTGAGGGCCATCAGCAGCGCCATGGGCCTCGGCTTCCTGCTGTCCATGCTCTTCTTCATCGAGCAGAACTTGGTGGCCGGCTTGGTGAACGCACCGGAGAACAG GCTGGTGAAGGGCACTGCCTACCACTGGGACCTCCTGCTCGTCGCCATCATCAACACGGGGCTGTCTCTGTTTGGGCTGCCCTGGATCCATGCCGCCTACCCCCACTCCCCACTGCATGTGCGAGCCCTGGCCTTAGTGGAGGAGCGTGTGGAGAACGGGCACATCTATGACAC GATTGTGAACGTGAAGGAGACGCGGCTGACCTCGCTGGGCGCCAGCGTCCTGGTGGGCCTgtccctgctgctgctgccggtCCCGCTTCAGTGGATCCCCAAGCCCGTGCTCTATGGCCTCTTCCTCTATATCGCGCTCACCTCTCTCGATGGCAATCAGCTTGTCCAGCGCGTGGCCCTGCTGCTCAAGGAGCAG ACTACATACCCCCCGACACACTACATCCGGAGGGTGCCCCAGAGGAAGATCCACTACTTCACAGGCCTGCAggtgctgcagctgctgctgctgtgcgCCTTCGGCATGAGCTCCCTGCCTTACATGAAGATGATCTTTCCTCTCATCATGATCGCCATGATCCCCATCCG CTATATCCTCCTGCCCCGAATCATTGAAGCCAAGTACTTGGATGTCATGGATGCTGAGCACAGGCCTTGA
- the SLC4A11 gene encoding solute carrier family 4 member 11 isoform X5, whose amino-acid sequence MSQNGYFEDSTGSLRYYKCDTCGTDDTFEAREEILGDEAFDTANSSIVSGESIRFFVNVNLKMQAANTAENEATSGGCGLLHTSRKYLKLKNFKEEIRAHRDLDGFLAQASIVLNETATSLDNVLRSMLHRFAQDPDNTEPDCNLDLLMAMLFTDAGAPMQGKVHLLSDTIQGVTATVTGVRYQQSWLCIICTLKALQKRHVCISRLVRPQNWGENSCEVRFVILVLAPPKMKSTKTAMEVARTFATMFSDIAFRQKLLETRTEEEFKEALVHQRQLLTMVSHGPVALRMKEHSTVSFPAHRHPEPPKCKDFVPFGKGIREDIARRFPLYPLDFTDGIIGKNKAVGKYITTTLFLYFACLLPTIAFGSLNDENTDGAIDVQKTIAGQSIGGLLYALFSGQPLVILLTTAPLALYIQVIRVICDDYDLDFSSFYAWTGLWNSFFLTLYAFFNLSLVMSLFKRSTEEIIALFISITFVLDAVKGMVKIFWKYYYGHHLDDYQTKRTSSLVSLSGLGASLNASLHTALNASFRTSPTELPLATHSGQATAVLSLLIMLGTLWLGYTLYQFKKSPYLHPCVREILSDCALPIAVLAFSLISSHGFREIEMSKFRYNPSESPFAMAQIQSLSLRAISSAMGLGFLLSMLFFIEQNLVAGLVNAPENRLVKGTAYHWDLLLVAIINTGLSLFGLPWIHAAYPHSPLHVRALALVEERVENGHIYDTIVNVKETRLTSLGASVLVGLSLLLLPVPLQWIPKPVLYGLFLYIALTSLDGNQLVQRVALLLKEQTTYPPTHYIRRVPQRKIHYFTGLQVLQLLLLCAFGMSSLPYMKMIFPLIMIAMIPIRYILLPRIIEAKYLDVMDAEHRP is encoded by the exons ATGTCGCAGAATGGATACTTCGAGGATTCAA CTGGGTCTCTACGCTACTACAAGTGTGACACGTGTGGCACAGATGACACCTTCGAAGCCCGAGAGGAGATCCTGGGGGATGAGGCCTTCGACACTGCGAACTCCTCCATTGTGTCTGGCGAGAGCATCCGTTTTTTTGTCAATGTCAACCTCAAGATGCAGGCCGCCAACACTG CAGAGAATGAAGCGACTTCCGGTGGCTGTGGGCTCCTGCACACCTCCCGAAAG TACCTGAAGTTAAAGAACTTCAAGGAAGAGATCCGTGCGCACCGCGACCTAGATGGCTTCCTGGCACAGGCCAGCATCGTCCTGAACGAGACGGCCACCTCCCTGGATAACGTGCTGCGGTCCATGCTTCACCGCTTTGCCCAGGACCCTGACAACACCGAGCCAGACTGCAACCTAGACCTGCTTATGGCCATGCTCTTCACCGATGCCGGCGCACCCATGCAGGGTAAAG TCCACCTGCTGTCAGATACCATCCAAGGGGTCACCGCCACAGTGACAGGGGTGCGCTACCAGCAGTCGTGGCTCTGTATCAT CTGCACCCTGAAGGCCCTACAGAAGCGGCATGTGTGCATCAGCCGCCTGGTTCGCCCACAGAACTGGGGGGAGAATTCCTGTGAGGTTCGGTTCGTCATCCTGGTGCTGGCCCCACCCAAGATG AAAAGCACTAAGACTGCCATGGAGGTGGCGCGCACATTTGCCACCATGTTCTCGGATATCGCCTTCCGCCAGAAGCTCCTGGAGACCCGCACAGAGGAGGAATTCAAGGAGGCCTTGGTGCATCAGAGACAGCTGCTCACCATGGTGAGCCACGGTCCAGTGGCGCTGAGAATGAAGGAACACAGCACAGTCTCCTTCCCTGCCCACAGACACCCAGAG CCCCCAAAGTGCAAGGACTTTGTCCCTTTCGGGAAGGGCATCCGGGAGGACATCGCACGCAGGTTCCCCTTGTACCCCTTGGATTTCACTGACG GCATTATTGGGAAAAACAAGGCTGTGGGCAAATACATCACCACCACCCTGTTCCTCTACTTCGCCTGCCTCCTGCCCACCATCGCTTTCGGGTCCCTCAATGACGAGAACACAGACGGGGCCATTG ATGTGCAGAAGACCATAGCCGGGCAGAGCATCGGGGGCCTGCTCTACGCGCTCTTCTCCGGGCAGCCACTGGTGATTCTGCTGACCACCGCGCCCCTGGCGCTCTACATCCAGG TGATTCGTGTCATCTGTGATGATTATGACCTGGACTTCAGCTCCTTCTACGCGTGGACAGGCCTGTGGAATAGTTTCTTCCTCACACTTTATGCCTTTTTCAACCTCAGCCTGGTCATGAGTCTCTTCAAGAG GTCGACGGAGGAGATCATTGCTCTCTTCATTTCCATCACATTTGTGCTGGATGCTGTCAAGGGCATGGTTAAAA TCTTCTGGAAGTACTACTATGGGCATCACTTGGACGACTACCAGACAAAAAGGACTTCATCCCTGGTCAGCCTGTCAGGCCTCGGTGCCAGCCTCAACGCCAGCCTCCACACTGCCCTCAACGCCAGCTTCCGGACCAGCCCCACGGAGCTGCCCTTGGCCACGCACTCAGGCCAGGCGACCGCTGTGCTCAGCCTCCTCATCATGCTGGGCACACTCTGGCTGGGCTACACCCTCTACCAATTCAAGAAGAG CCCCTACCTGCACCCCTGCGTGCGCGAGATCCTGTCCGACTGCGCTCTGCCCATCGCGGTGCTCGCCTTCTCCCTCATCAGCTCCCACGGCTTCCGGGAAATCGAGA TGAGCAAGTTCCGCTACAACCCCAGCGAGAGCCCATTTGCGATGGCACAGATCCAGTCGCTGTCCCTGAGGGCCATCAGCAGCGCCATGGGCCTCGGCTTCCTGCTGTCCATGCTCTTCTTCATCGAGCAGAACTTGGTGGCCGGCTTGGTGAACGCACCGGAGAACAG GCTGGTGAAGGGCACTGCCTACCACTGGGACCTCCTGCTCGTCGCCATCATCAACACGGGGCTGTCTCTGTTTGGGCTGCCCTGGATCCATGCCGCCTACCCCCACTCCCCACTGCATGTGCGAGCCCTGGCCTTAGTGGAGGAGCGTGTGGAGAACGGGCACATCTATGACAC GATTGTGAACGTGAAGGAGACGCGGCTGACCTCGCTGGGCGCCAGCGTCCTGGTGGGCCTgtccctgctgctgctgccggtCCCGCTTCAGTGGATCCCCAAGCCCGTGCTCTATGGCCTCTTCCTCTATATCGCGCTCACCTCTCTCGATGGCAATCAGCTTGTCCAGCGCGTGGCCCTGCTGCTCAAGGAGCAG ACTACATACCCCCCGACACACTACATCCGGAGGGTGCCCCAGAGGAAGATCCACTACTTCACAGGCCTGCAggtgctgcagctgctgctgctgtgcgCCTTCGGCATGAGCTCCCTGCCTTACATGAAGATGATCTTTCCTCTCATCATGATCGCCATGATCCCCATCCG CTATATCCTCCTGCCCCGAATCATTGAAGCCAAGTACTTGGATGTCATGGATGCTGAGCACAGGCCTTGA
- the SLC4A11 gene encoding solute carrier family 4 member 11 isoform X6: MSQNGYFEDSNDTFEAREEILGDEAFDTANSSIVSGESIRFFVNVNLKMQAANTAENEATSGGCGLLHTSRKYLKLKNFKEEIRAHRDLDGFLAQASIVLNETATSLDNVLRSMLHRFAQDPDNTEPDCNLDLLMAMLFTDAGAPMQGKVHLLSDTIQGVTATVTGVRYQQSWLCIICTLKALQKRHVCISRLVRPQNWGENSCEVRFVILVLAPPKMKSTKTAMEVARTFATMFSDIAFRQKLLETRTEEEFKEALVHQRQLLTMVSHGPVALRMKEHSTVSFPAHRHPEPPKCKDFVPFGKGIREDIARRFPLYPLDFTDGIIGKNKAVGKYITTTLFLYFACLLPTIAFGSLNDENTDGAIDVQKTIAGQSIGGLLYALFSGQPLVILLTTAPLALYIQVIRVICDDYDLDFSSFYAWTGLWNSFFLTLYAFFNLSLVMSLFKRSTEEIIALFISITFVLDAVKGMVKIFWKYYYGHHLDDYQTKRTSSLVSLSGLGASLNASLHTALNASFRTSPTELPLATHSGQATAVLSLLIMLGTLWLGYTLYQFKKSPYLHPCVREILSDCALPIAVLAFSLISSHGFREIEMSKFRYNPSESPFAMAQIQSLSLRAISSAMGLGFLLSMLFFIEQNLVAGLVNAPENRLVKGTAYHWDLLLVAIINTGLSLFGLPWIHAAYPHSPLHVRALALVEERVENGHIYDTIVNVKETRLTSLGASVLVGLSLLLLPVPLQWIPKPVLYGLFLYIALTSLDGNQLVQRVALLLKEQTTYPPTHYIRRVPQRKIHYFTGLQVLQLLLLCAFGMSSLPYMKMIFPLIMIAMIPIRYILLPRIIEAKYLDVMDAEHRP, encoded by the exons ATGTCGCAGAATGGATACTTCGAGGATTCAA ATGACACCTTCGAAGCCCGAGAGGAGATCCTGGGGGATGAGGCCTTCGACACTGCGAACTCCTCCATTGTGTCTGGCGAGAGCATCCGTTTTTTTGTCAATGTCAACCTCAAGATGCAGGCCGCCAACACTG CAGAGAATGAAGCGACTTCCGGTGGCTGTGGGCTCCTGCACACCTCCCGAAAG TACCTGAAGTTAAAGAACTTCAAGGAAGAGATCCGTGCGCACCGCGACCTAGATGGCTTCCTGGCACAGGCCAGCATCGTCCTGAACGAGACGGCCACCTCCCTGGATAACGTGCTGCGGTCCATGCTTCACCGCTTTGCCCAGGACCCTGACAACACCGAGCCAGACTGCAACCTAGACCTGCTTATGGCCATGCTCTTCACCGATGCCGGCGCACCCATGCAGGGTAAAG TCCACCTGCTGTCAGATACCATCCAAGGGGTCACCGCCACAGTGACAGGGGTGCGCTACCAGCAGTCGTGGCTCTGTATCAT CTGCACCCTGAAGGCCCTACAGAAGCGGCATGTGTGCATCAGCCGCCTGGTTCGCCCACAGAACTGGGGGGAGAATTCCTGTGAGGTTCGGTTCGTCATCCTGGTGCTGGCCCCACCCAAGATG AAAAGCACTAAGACTGCCATGGAGGTGGCGCGCACATTTGCCACCATGTTCTCGGATATCGCCTTCCGCCAGAAGCTCCTGGAGACCCGCACAGAGGAGGAATTCAAGGAGGCCTTGGTGCATCAGAGACAGCTGCTCACCATGGTGAGCCACGGTCCAGTGGCGCTGAGAATGAAGGAACACAGCACAGTCTCCTTCCCTGCCCACAGACACCCAGAG CCCCCAAAGTGCAAGGACTTTGTCCCTTTCGGGAAGGGCATCCGGGAGGACATCGCACGCAGGTTCCCCTTGTACCCCTTGGATTTCACTGACG GCATTATTGGGAAAAACAAGGCTGTGGGCAAATACATCACCACCACCCTGTTCCTCTACTTCGCCTGCCTCCTGCCCACCATCGCTTTCGGGTCCCTCAATGACGAGAACACAGACGGGGCCATTG ATGTGCAGAAGACCATAGCCGGGCAGAGCATCGGGGGCCTGCTCTACGCGCTCTTCTCCGGGCAGCCACTGGTGATTCTGCTGACCACCGCGCCCCTGGCGCTCTACATCCAGG TGATTCGTGTCATCTGTGATGATTATGACCTGGACTTCAGCTCCTTCTACGCGTGGACAGGCCTGTGGAATAGTTTCTTCCTCACACTTTATGCCTTTTTCAACCTCAGCCTGGTCATGAGTCTCTTCAAGAG GTCGACGGAGGAGATCATTGCTCTCTTCATTTCCATCACATTTGTGCTGGATGCTGTCAAGGGCATGGTTAAAA TCTTCTGGAAGTACTACTATGGGCATCACTTGGACGACTACCAGACAAAAAGGACTTCATCCCTGGTCAGCCTGTCAGGCCTCGGTGCCAGCCTCAACGCCAGCCTCCACACTGCCCTCAACGCCAGCTTCCGGACCAGCCCCACGGAGCTGCCCTTGGCCACGCACTCAGGCCAGGCGACCGCTGTGCTCAGCCTCCTCATCATGCTGGGCACACTCTGGCTGGGCTACACCCTCTACCAATTCAAGAAGAG CCCCTACCTGCACCCCTGCGTGCGCGAGATCCTGTCCGACTGCGCTCTGCCCATCGCGGTGCTCGCCTTCTCCCTCATCAGCTCCCACGGCTTCCGGGAAATCGAGA TGAGCAAGTTCCGCTACAACCCCAGCGAGAGCCCATTTGCGATGGCACAGATCCAGTCGCTGTCCCTGAGGGCCATCAGCAGCGCCATGGGCCTCGGCTTCCTGCTGTCCATGCTCTTCTTCATCGAGCAGAACTTGGTGGCCGGCTTGGTGAACGCACCGGAGAACAG GCTGGTGAAGGGCACTGCCTACCACTGGGACCTCCTGCTCGTCGCCATCATCAACACGGGGCTGTCTCTGTTTGGGCTGCCCTGGATCCATGCCGCCTACCCCCACTCCCCACTGCATGTGCGAGCCCTGGCCTTAGTGGAGGAGCGTGTGGAGAACGGGCACATCTATGACAC GATTGTGAACGTGAAGGAGACGCGGCTGACCTCGCTGGGCGCCAGCGTCCTGGTGGGCCTgtccctgctgctgctgccggtCCCGCTTCAGTGGATCCCCAAGCCCGTGCTCTATGGCCTCTTCCTCTATATCGCGCTCACCTCTCTCGATGGCAATCAGCTTGTCCAGCGCGTGGCCCTGCTGCTCAAGGAGCAG ACTACATACCCCCCGACACACTACATCCGGAGGGTGCCCCAGAGGAAGATCCACTACTTCACAGGCCTGCAggtgctgcagctgctgctgctgtgcgCCTTCGGCATGAGCTCCCTGCCTTACATGAAGATGATCTTTCCTCTCATCATGATCGCCATGATCCCCATCCG CTATATCCTCCTGCCCCGAATCATTGAAGCCAAGTACTTGGATGTCATGGATGCTGAGCACAGGCCTTGA
- the SLC4A11 gene encoding solute carrier family 4 member 11 isoform X7, whose translation MSQNGYFEDSNDTFEAREEILGDEAFDTANSSIVSGESIRFFVNVNLKMQAANTENEATSGGCGLLHTSRKYLKLKNFKEEIRAHRDLDGFLAQASIVLNETATSLDNVLRSMLHRFAQDPDNTEPDCNLDLLMAMLFTDAGAPMQGKVHLLSDTIQGVTATVTGVRYQQSWLCIICTLKALQKRHVCISRLVRPQNWGENSCEVRFVILVLAPPKMKSTKTAMEVARTFATMFSDIAFRQKLLETRTEEEFKEALVHQRQLLTMVSHGPVALRMKEHSTVSFPAHRHPEPPKCKDFVPFGKGIREDIARRFPLYPLDFTDGIIGKNKAVGKYITTTLFLYFACLLPTIAFGSLNDENTDGAIDVQKTIAGQSIGGLLYALFSGQPLVILLTTAPLALYIQVIRVICDDYDLDFSSFYAWTGLWNSFFLTLYAFFNLSLVMSLFKRSTEEIIALFISITFVLDAVKGMVKIFWKYYYGHHLDDYQTKRTSSLVSLSGLGASLNASLHTALNASFRTSPTELPLATHSGQATAVLSLLIMLGTLWLGYTLYQFKKSPYLHPCVREILSDCALPIAVLAFSLISSHGFREIEMSKFRYNPSESPFAMAQIQSLSLRAISSAMGLGFLLSMLFFIEQNLVAGLVNAPENRLVKGTAYHWDLLLVAIINTGLSLFGLPWIHAAYPHSPLHVRALALVEERVENGHIYDTIVNVKETRLTSLGASVLVGLSLLLLPVPLQWIPKPVLYGLFLYIALTSLDGNQLVQRVALLLKEQTTYPPTHYIRRVPQRKIHYFTGLQVLQLLLLCAFGMSSLPYMKMIFPLIMIAMIPIRYILLPRIIEAKYLDVMDAEHRP comes from the exons ATGTCGCAGAATGGATACTTCGAGGATTCAA ATGACACCTTCGAAGCCCGAGAGGAGATCCTGGGGGATGAGGCCTTCGACACTGCGAACTCCTCCATTGTGTCTGGCGAGAGCATCCGTTTTTTTGTCAATGTCAACCTCAAGATGCAGGCCGCCAACACTG AGAATGAAGCGACTTCCGGTGGCTGTGGGCTCCTGCACACCTCCCGAAAG TACCTGAAGTTAAAGAACTTCAAGGAAGAGATCCGTGCGCACCGCGACCTAGATGGCTTCCTGGCACAGGCCAGCATCGTCCTGAACGAGACGGCCACCTCCCTGGATAACGTGCTGCGGTCCATGCTTCACCGCTTTGCCCAGGACCCTGACAACACCGAGCCAGACTGCAACCTAGACCTGCTTATGGCCATGCTCTTCACCGATGCCGGCGCACCCATGCAGGGTAAAG TCCACCTGCTGTCAGATACCATCCAAGGGGTCACCGCCACAGTGACAGGGGTGCGCTACCAGCAGTCGTGGCTCTGTATCAT CTGCACCCTGAAGGCCCTACAGAAGCGGCATGTGTGCATCAGCCGCCTGGTTCGCCCACAGAACTGGGGGGAGAATTCCTGTGAGGTTCGGTTCGTCATCCTGGTGCTGGCCCCACCCAAGATG AAAAGCACTAAGACTGCCATGGAGGTGGCGCGCACATTTGCCACCATGTTCTCGGATATCGCCTTCCGCCAGAAGCTCCTGGAGACCCGCACAGAGGAGGAATTCAAGGAGGCCTTGGTGCATCAGAGACAGCTGCTCACCATGGTGAGCCACGGTCCAGTGGCGCTGAGAATGAAGGAACACAGCACAGTCTCCTTCCCTGCCCACAGACACCCAGAG CCCCCAAAGTGCAAGGACTTTGTCCCTTTCGGGAAGGGCATCCGGGAGGACATCGCACGCAGGTTCCCCTTGTACCCCTTGGATTTCACTGACG GCATTATTGGGAAAAACAAGGCTGTGGGCAAATACATCACCACCACCCTGTTCCTCTACTTCGCCTGCCTCCTGCCCACCATCGCTTTCGGGTCCCTCAATGACGAGAACACAGACGGGGCCATTG ATGTGCAGAAGACCATAGCCGGGCAGAGCATCGGGGGCCTGCTCTACGCGCTCTTCTCCGGGCAGCCACTGGTGATTCTGCTGACCACCGCGCCCCTGGCGCTCTACATCCAGG TGATTCGTGTCATCTGTGATGATTATGACCTGGACTTCAGCTCCTTCTACGCGTGGACAGGCCTGTGGAATAGTTTCTTCCTCACACTTTATGCCTTTTTCAACCTCAGCCTGGTCATGAGTCTCTTCAAGAG GTCGACGGAGGAGATCATTGCTCTCTTCATTTCCATCACATTTGTGCTGGATGCTGTCAAGGGCATGGTTAAAA TCTTCTGGAAGTACTACTATGGGCATCACTTGGACGACTACCAGACAAAAAGGACTTCATCCCTGGTCAGCCTGTCAGGCCTCGGTGCCAGCCTCAACGCCAGCCTCCACACTGCCCTCAACGCCAGCTTCCGGACCAGCCCCACGGAGCTGCCCTTGGCCACGCACTCAGGCCAGGCGACCGCTGTGCTCAGCCTCCTCATCATGCTGGGCACACTCTGGCTGGGCTACACCCTCTACCAATTCAAGAAGAG CCCCTACCTGCACCCCTGCGTGCGCGAGATCCTGTCCGACTGCGCTCTGCCCATCGCGGTGCTCGCCTTCTCCCTCATCAGCTCCCACGGCTTCCGGGAAATCGAGA TGAGCAAGTTCCGCTACAACCCCAGCGAGAGCCCATTTGCGATGGCACAGATCCAGTCGCTGTCCCTGAGGGCCATCAGCAGCGCCATGGGCCTCGGCTTCCTGCTGTCCATGCTCTTCTTCATCGAGCAGAACTTGGTGGCCGGCTTGGTGAACGCACCGGAGAACAG GCTGGTGAAGGGCACTGCCTACCACTGGGACCTCCTGCTCGTCGCCATCATCAACACGGGGCTGTCTCTGTTTGGGCTGCCCTGGATCCATGCCGCCTACCCCCACTCCCCACTGCATGTGCGAGCCCTGGCCTTAGTGGAGGAGCGTGTGGAGAACGGGCACATCTATGACAC GATTGTGAACGTGAAGGAGACGCGGCTGACCTCGCTGGGCGCCAGCGTCCTGGTGGGCCTgtccctgctgctgctgccggtCCCGCTTCAGTGGATCCCCAAGCCCGTGCTCTATGGCCTCTTCCTCTATATCGCGCTCACCTCTCTCGATGGCAATCAGCTTGTCCAGCGCGTGGCCCTGCTGCTCAAGGAGCAG ACTACATACCCCCCGACACACTACATCCGGAGGGTGCCCCAGAGGAAGATCCACTACTTCACAGGCCTGCAggtgctgcagctgctgctgctgtgcgCCTTCGGCATGAGCTCCCTGCCTTACATGAAGATGATCTTTCCTCTCATCATGATCGCCATGATCCCCATCCG CTATATCCTCCTGCCCCGAATCATTGAAGCCAAGTACTTGGATGTCATGGATGCTGAGCACAGGCCTTGA